In Pontibacillus halophilus JSM 076056 = DSM 19796, the genomic stretch TTGAACAATCAAACGAAGGTTATTAAGCGAGATGCGTTCGGATTCCGAAGGTATGACCGTTTCCGATTGAAGATTCTTCTGCATCATCAATACAAACATACAAAAGACTTTCAAGTTGGTTAAGGGGCAGGAGCTTGCCTCCTACCCCAACAATTGACTTAGAACCTTTCTTTTTTCTGACACACGTTCTGATTACGTTTTACATCAATTCATGTATAATAGGAGCAAATGGTTTTACAGGTGGTGTCCATATGAATCATGTAAAAACACATCACGCCGTTCAAATTGACTCTTCTAAAGGGACAGTGGTCATTGAAGGGCCTCTATCTTCACATGAACTAGCAAACTATGACTTTCACGAAGACCTAAAGGCTTTTCGTCCTGCAGATAAGCAATTTGAAGCGGTTAAGAAAATTGCTGATTTTGAAGAAGGTCGCATTATTGTGGCACGAACAGACACAACAATTGTTGGATATGTCACCTATCTTTATCCTGACCCACTTGAGCGTTGGTCAGAGTTCAACATGAAAGATTTGATTGAATTAGGAGCAATTGAAGTCATTCCTGATTATCGAGGCGAGCACGTTGCTTCTAAACTCTTAAAAGTTTCTATGCTTGATGAAGCGATGGAAGATTTCATTGTAATCTCGACAGAGTATTACTGGCATTGGGATTTATCGGGCACAAAGTTAAATGTTTGGCAATACCGTGCTGTCATGGAGAAAATGATGAGCGCTGGTGGACTAACACCATATCCGACGGATGATCCTGAAATTGTGTCCCA encodes the following:
- a CDS encoding transposase, which produces LNNQTKVIKRDAFGFRRYDRFRLKILLHHQYKHTKDFQVG
- a CDS encoding GNAT family N-acetyltransferase — translated: MNHVKTHHAVQIDSSKGTVVIEGPLSSHELANYDFHEDLKAFRPADKQFEAVKKIADFEEGRIIVARTDTTIVGYVTYLYPDPLERWSEFNMKDLIELGAIEVIPDYRGEHVASKLLKVSMLDEAMEDFIVISTEYYWHWDLSGTKLNVWQYRAVMEKMMSAGGLTPYPTDDPEIVSHPANCLMARIGRNIPKQSVDQFEKLRFLGRHQHRFL